The Brachypodium distachyon strain Bd21 chromosome 4, Brachypodium_distachyon_v3.0, whole genome shotgun sequence nucleotide sequence GACAGTGTGGATGCAGCACTGGGTGAAACCGCATGGCGCAAGGCAATGGAAGCTGAAATGGCTTCGATCAATGAGAACAACACATGGGTCCTAACTGAACTCCCTGCAGGTCACAAAGCTATCGGACTcaagtgggtgttcaagaTTAAGAAAGACGCTGAGGGCAATGTTGTCAAGCACAAAGCCCGGTTGGTTGCAAAAGGCTATGCTCAAAAACAAGGAGTGGATTTTTATGAGGTATTTGCTCCTGTGGCCAGGATGGACACTGTTCGTCTGATGCTTGCTTTGGCAGCAAGTAGGAAGTGGTAGGTGCATCACATGGATGTTAAGTCTGCATTTCTGAATGGCAATTTGATGGAAGAGGTGTATGTTCATCAGCCGGCAGGATTTGTTGTTAGTGACAGTGTACACAAGGTGCTGAAACTGAACAAGGCCCTGTATGGTCTGCGTCAGGCTCCCCGAGCCTGGAATTTTAAGCTTGATGAATCTCTTGCATCACTCGGTTTTGAGAGATGCCCGATTGAGCATGCTCTATACCGAAGGGGAAATACTGACAGCTTCTTGTTGGTAGGAGTATACGTGGATGATCTTATCATCAAAGGCACGAGTGCAACTGAAATTAAAGTCTTCAAGGATCAGATGCATGAATTGTTCCAAATGAGTGATTTGGGACTTCTGAGCTACTACCTGGGAATCGAGGTGAGTCAGAAGGAAGGAGAAATCACTTTATGCCAGTCGAGCTATGTTGCAAAACTGCTAGAAAATGCAGGTATGGCAGCCTGTAATCCATGCTGTACTCCAATAGAAGGGAGACTGAAATTGGGGAGAGTGGAGACAAGAAAGGCATGGATGAAACCAAATATCGAAGTGTAATTGGCAGCCTTCGGTACTTGGTGAATACTCGACCTGACATTGCATACGCAGTTGGGATTGCAAGCCGATTCATGGAGTGTCCCGGGGCACAACATTGGGCCGCTGTAAAGCAAATACTTCGCTATGTGCGGGGAAATCAGTGATACGGCTGTAGATATACTTGCAGCGAAGTATCGCCTAATCTGATCGGTTACAGTGACAGTGATCTTGCGGGCGATGTGGATGATCACAAGAGCACGTCAGGCATGGTGTTCTTCTTGGGGGGGAGCACAGTTTCTTGGTGCTCGCAGAAGCAAAAAGTGGTGGCACTGTCATCTTACGAGGCCGAGTACATTGCGGCATCTACAGCTGCTTGTCAGGCAACATGGTTGAGTAAGCTGCTGGGAGAACTGCAGGGTATTCCACCTTCGGTCGTGAAGCTGTTCGTGGACAACAAGTCAGCCATAGCGCTGTCCAAAAATCTTGTGCATCATGACCGGAGTAAGCACATTGACACTCGCTATCATTTTATTCGAGAGTGCATTGCAGAAGGGAAGATTGATGTGGATGATGTTGGGACGGAGGGGCAGCTAGCTGATATCCTTACCAAGGCGCTGGGTCGCGTAAAGTTCATTGAGCTAAGGCGTAGACTTGGTGTAATCGAAGTCAAGCAGAGACAACAGCATTAGGGGGGAGATTTGATGTACTGTCCACTGTAAGGCCGTTGTCGCTAAGTCTGAAACTGTCGTTTTTCTTCAGTTAAGTTCAGTAGCAAATAAGTTGGGCATGCAGCACGAGGTTGTTCGTGACTTGCCCTATTCTTCAGGTAGCTAGCTTAGTGCGCCGTCTTGACTGCgtcgtgggatggcacgaGCAAAGCGTCAAAGGCGGCATGATCTGGGCACGAGCGACGCCGTGGGATGGCGCCGCTGTAGGATCGTTCTGCCCTGATTTTTCTCCTTTCAGTTAGATCGTACAGCTCGTTTTGAGAGTTGGTATAAGAAGCAATAAAAGTCGGATCAGAAAAGCTGCAACCGTTACGCAGCACCAAACCTGTGTTTGTCTCTTGTTGATTCTACTCTCGCGCGTGTGTGTTCTGCAGCTCCGGCAACGTCAGGCCTTGCAGCGGCACTGCGGCGGTGTCTTCGCCAACTCCTGGCAGCACCAGCCCTTGACCTCTTGGCAGCTGCCCTTCCTCCATTTATATGGCTTGGTGAACGGTATCTCCCGTGGCACCGTGCAACGCTCTGTCATGTAGTCCTTGCACGAGTCTAACTTCATATGCTCATCCTGGCATTGCGGATCTGAACCGCTGCCCTTGTCTCCGCGAGCGTGCGGGTCCTGTCCGGTATGGTCGGTGTACTGCGAAAAGGCGGCCGCACTTGCTATCAGAGCGAGGAGAGCGACAAGGAAGAAAGCGGTCTTCATGGTTGCCACTCTATGTTGTGTTTGAATTTTtgtatagctagctagggcgCGGGGAGGTCACGTCCGGCACGGCGCGGGACCCACGTGGCAGGGGATCGATCGAGCGCGGGCCTCGTGGGCTCGTTCCGTGGGCCAGCGAGTAGCAGGCTGCAGCTCTCTTTCTGACACGGCGCATGGGGCGGGCCCAGGATCTTGACAATGGGTATTCAAAATTGTTCTGATATTTCATTGATCAAATTCATTGGCGAAAATTTTGCATCTCTAATCGAGTGATTCCTGAGGTGTTGTCCTCTTGTGTGTAGTGTAGTGCGTGTGTGTAGCCGTTCTACGACCAACATTCAAAAGCGGGAGGCAGAGGAAAAGTCGCTAGGTTGTTGAATTTGAGACATGTTTGTTTTGAGATTTAAAAGAAGACGAGGAGGCACAAGGTGCAGGCATCGATCGAGGTCGTATGAGATTATGTATATGCCGTAAATGGTTCGATTTTCAATGATCTAAAATCCTACTTGGATCATTGGGACAATTCAAGGGAAGTATGAGATAATGGCCAGTGCATTTTAGGGATCAACGTTGCTTGAATACTAGTTTATCTCAAAATACTTTCTAAGtgcatacatatataaagTACAGTACATATATTcgttcttttgcaaaaattccAAGGGTATTTAAATGAATTACCCTTGAATTGAGCTGGGCCCGCCCATGGCGCATGCGGCCCGCGCTACAGTTAGCTGATCGATTCGTAGCACACGGAGCCCGGCCGGGCCGGAGGGAGAGAAAAGCAGAGGATATGGCTGGGTCGGGTCGGGTACTTGGGTTCGGTCCCCTGTCACGTCTGTACGTTACGCGAAACATACGTGCATGCAGCAAAGGCCTCTGCTTCCAACGCTGCTGCCACATCGTGCCGCGGAACACggactactactactagtaccACCTTTACACAGTTTTACGTACGCTCTATCTACCGATCTCTAGCCgtgccatgcatgcaggcaGAGGGCAGGCCACTGACCGTGCGGGGCCCGCCACCAGACGCGCGTGTCAGCACGTGCTGCCCGCTGCCACACTATCTGACCGTCGTCCCCCGTTCCCACGGGCTATCATGGTCGATCCAACGGTCAGGGACCAGTGGGAGGGAGCGGGGCTCATCTACGGCTCAGACGCCTCCTAGGCTCTCGCCGTAGGTCTCTCCTCGGTTAGcgcgcctgcctgcctgccccgGGTTGCTTGttcaacttcttcttcttcttctttcctctcTCGCTCTCTTCCACATTGATGGCAGATGGGCCGCGTCGAGAAGATCCGGCCGAgacttgcatgcatgtgggcGAACGTATGTACGTCCAGCGACGACCTGCCCAGCCACCAGTCACCTGCTACTACTGGCTGGCTTTCTTTCACACGCTAGCTGAGCTTTTTATCGGATGGCCTTCTCGCGTCACGTCACTTTGCATGCAGATATACTCGCAGGCGCCCCTGCGGAGAGAGTAGAATGACAACAGTAACAAAAACTGCCTGTTTCCACGTTCCTATGACCATTCCTTTCTTTAAGTAGTAGTTTATAGAATTTCTAAGTCGAGCAAAGCAAACTAATCCGGATGATCACTAcggtgcatatatatatttcaaaaattatatttcatcGGCCGGGAAAAGTCGTACTACTGTAAACAGTTAACGGACGGAGCGGTTTTACTGCGACGGCTTCAATGCGGAACGACCCCGAAAGGGGAATGAGAAAAGTCAGCGGACGAGCTCCCTTCATCCCATGGAAGCAGCGGTCGAGTCGGGAAACGACATGGAGATGTCAAATCAAATCGAACGAACTCCAAAGGACGCCTATCACGACGAGAGCTAGCCAGGAGAGTAGCATAAATATAGCTAGGCCCGCATAGCCCCAGCCTATGATCTATCTCTGCCATCTCCTCTCCCCTCTGGCTATCGTTACGTAACGTAGCTCTTGGCAGGAGGCTAGCTAGGCCTAGTCTGACAGTCTCGGGCGCTCAGCACCACCAATgcatggagcagcagcaggggatCCCGTCCGTACCGGGCTGGAGATATTGCCGCCGGGAAAGTCGCTGACGTTTTGGATCCCGGCGCGTGCGTTATCGGGGGTGCCAATGGCATCGTGGGGCTGGGAAACCTGTGTGGGCTGGAGTAGCCGCTAGCCAGGGCTGTCGGTGCATGACGACGGACGGCGC carries:
- the LOC104584840 gene encoding puroindoline-B, giving the protein MKTAFFLVALLALIASAAAFSQYTDHTGQDPHARGDKGSGSDPQCQDEHMKLDSCKDYMTERCTVPREIPFTKPYKWRKGSCQEVKGWCCQELAKTPPQCRCKAIWKTIEGELGGFWGVSQDHVKKVLLTAKSLPSQCNMGAGCDVPVANGYYYYY